A genomic window from Peptococcus niger includes:
- a CDS encoding HD family phosphohydrolase: MTQDLAKHKNWPEKLKEMTIGAKIAVVVSFIFLWGIFFWHLVPEQTSWEVGGVAEQDVHADRSVTYEDKEATRLKEKEALKGFQDVYTLSLVRFNQISLATVDNDFDELNRIIVQKKGKARNSSEAPDLTLAEQKKALQETLSLTLSADELDALLEYDDTKLENLHKNVVAVMSEIMGAGVRENQVGAARNQILESISGDASLSDLDKKVLDQLLNGVTLYPTQVYDQKATQAKKDEIIKQVDPVWHTIQKGQLIVNRGEVITAAHYEAMTALGYTTDRSPVGIGIGIGLMLLILYVSLIRYLLRYYEKAAFIKRLKLCLLILLINVLLFTLFSAIRVGDSEMALRQVYLLAPVATGVLLAAVLMSSREALAILTATTFLYVFYGQDILAAVASLLAGLVAVSQVRHLQRRLDLGRVAVAVGASLAAVTVAQGIFWEQNLTVIALGLGFSFANGIAAVIITLGILPYIEKAFDMTTSVSLLELGDQSNTLLKRLMLEAPGTYHHSMMVANLAEAAADAIGADPLLTRIGAYYHDIGKLRRPIFFAENQFTQKNPHEKISPMLSTLIITSHVKDGVAMAQEAGLPESVIDLIGQHHGNTVVRYFYSEAQKLDSDAQEKDFRYPQKKPQSREAAVLMLADSVEAAVRSAGGKLSAGQIEGVVHKIIQQKLADGQFSECPVTFRDLHETGEVFSRMLCGIYHKRIEYPDSKELKEGGNA; the protein is encoded by the coding sequence ATGACCCAGGATCTAGCCAAGCATAAGAATTGGCCTGAGAAACTGAAAGAGATGACCATCGGCGCGAAAATAGCCGTGGTGGTGAGTTTCATTTTTCTGTGGGGCATTTTTTTCTGGCACCTGGTGCCGGAGCAGACCTCATGGGAAGTGGGCGGTGTTGCGGAACAGGATGTTCACGCAGACCGGTCGGTGACATACGAAGATAAAGAAGCGACCCGTCTTAAAGAAAAAGAGGCCCTAAAGGGTTTTCAAGACGTGTATACGCTTAGTTTGGTGCGCTTTAATCAGATCAGTTTGGCGACGGTGGACAATGATTTTGACGAATTGAACCGGATCATCGTTCAAAAAAAAGGTAAGGCAAGGAACAGTTCTGAAGCCCCTGACCTGACCCTTGCCGAGCAAAAAAAGGCCTTGCAGGAGACCCTGTCCCTGACCCTAAGCGCCGATGAACTGGATGCGCTCTTGGAATACGATGACACAAAACTGGAAAATTTGCATAAAAATGTGGTTGCCGTCATGAGTGAGATCATGGGGGCCGGCGTGCGTGAAAATCAAGTTGGTGCGGCGCGCAATCAAATATTGGAGAGCATTTCCGGAGACGCCTCCTTGTCCGACCTGGACAAAAAGGTCCTGGACCAACTTTTGAACGGGGTGACTCTCTACCCCACCCAGGTTTACGACCAAAAGGCGACCCAAGCCAAGAAAGATGAGATCATAAAACAAGTGGATCCGGTCTGGCATACCATTCAAAAAGGGCAACTCATCGTTAACCGGGGTGAAGTCATCACCGCCGCCCATTACGAGGCCATGACGGCCTTAGGCTATACCACGGACCGGTCGCCTGTCGGCATCGGCATCGGCATTGGGCTGATGCTTTTGATCTTGTACGTTAGCCTGATTCGCTATCTGTTGCGCTATTATGAAAAGGCCGCCTTTATCAAGCGGCTCAAGCTCTGCCTCTTGATTTTATTGATCAACGTCTTGCTTTTTACCTTGTTTAGCGCCATCCGCGTTGGCGATAGTGAAATGGCCCTGCGGCAGGTGTATTTGCTGGCGCCGGTTGCCACCGGGGTCCTCTTGGCGGCGGTCTTAATGAGCAGCCGTGAAGCGCTGGCGATCTTGACCGCAACGACCTTTTTGTATGTTTTTTACGGACAGGATATTTTGGCTGCAGTGGCTTCGCTCCTTGCAGGATTGGTCGCTGTTTCACAGGTGCGGCACTTGCAACGGCGGCTTGACCTGGGGCGGGTGGCTGTGGCCGTCGGCGCCAGTTTGGCGGCGGTGACGGTGGCCCAGGGTATTTTCTGGGAGCAAAACCTGACTGTAATTGCCCTGGGCCTGGGCTTCTCCTTTGCCAATGGCATTGCTGCTGTCATCATCACCCTGGGCATTCTGCCCTATATTGAAAAGGCCTTTGACATGACCACCTCGGTCAGTCTCTTAGAGCTTGGCGATCAGAGCAACACCCTTCTCAAACGGCTGATGCTGGAAGCGCCGGGCACCTACCACCATTCGATGATGGTCGCCAACCTGGCGGAAGCGGCGGCGGACGCCATCGGGGCCGACCCGCTCCTGACCCGGATCGGGGCCTATTATCATGACATTGGGAAATTGCGGCGGCCGATTTTCTTTGCAGAAAATCAGTTTACGCAAAAGAATCCCCACGAAAAAATTTCACCCATGCTTTCCACGCTGATCATTACCTCTCATGTAAAAGATGGGGTGGCTATGGCCCAGGAAGCAGGCTTGCCGGAATCGGTGATTGACCTTATCGGTCAGCACCACGGCAATACAGTGGTGCGTTATTTTTACAGTGAAGCGCAAAAATTGGACTCGGATGCCCAGGAGAAAGATTTCCGCTACCCGCAGAAAAAACCGCAAAGCCGGGAAGCGGCGGTCTTGATGCTGGCAGACAGTGTGGAAGCTGCTGTGCGCAGTGCTGGCGGTAAATTGAGTGCCGGGCAAATTGAAGGGGTTGTCCACAAAATCATCCAGCAAAAATTGGCGGACGGCCAGTTTTCCGAATGCCCGGTGACCTTCCGTGATTTGCACGAAACCGGCGAAGTTTTTAGCCGCATGTTGTGCGGCATCTACCATAAACGGATTGAATATCCGGATAGCAAGGAATTGAAAGAAGGAGGAAATGCCTGA
- the ybeY gene encoding rRNA maturation RNase YbeY, with translation MPIVRVNEIGARLPEDWEALETAIWQAYVSREDLPDAGELDLTLVDDATIQELNKTHRQLDKSTDVLSFPMYDDRDDLAADVQAGLPVILGDIMISVPTAERQAQAYGHSFKREMAYLLVHGLLHIAGYDHMSAEEKSAMRRAEEAILADVDVPRDTAPSKTAAVLDEADVQALIDAARAARLQAYAPYSGYAVGAALLAADGRRFCGVNVENASYGATCCAERTALFAAVTAGARDFIALALVTEGDEPAPPCGLCRQALAEFSPDLAIYLAGPTGETYRRTSLAALFPEAFSLSTKESV, from the coding sequence ATGCCGATTGTGCGTGTCAATGAGATCGGCGCAAGGCTGCCGGAGGACTGGGAGGCCTTGGAAACTGCCATTTGGCAGGCTTATGTCAGCCGGGAAGACTTGCCCGATGCCGGCGAATTGGACTTAACCCTGGTGGATGATGCCACCATTCAAGAGCTGAATAAAACCCACCGGCAGCTGGATAAGTCGACCGATGTGCTGAGCTTTCCCATGTACGATGACCGGGACGATTTGGCTGCAGACGTCCAGGCGGGCCTGCCGGTTATTTTAGGGGATATTATGATTTCCGTGCCAACGGCTGAGCGACAGGCACAAGCCTACGGACATTCTTTTAAACGGGAGATGGCCTACCTTCTGGTCCACGGCCTCTTGCACATTGCCGGCTATGACCATATGTCCGCAGAAGAAAAAAGCGCCATGCGCCGGGCGGAAGAAGCCATCTTGGCGGACGTGGACGTGCCCAGAGATACGGCGCCATCTAAAACGGCAGCGGTACTTGATGAAGCCGATGTGCAGGCCTTGATTGATGCGGCCCGGGCCGCTCGGTTACAGGCCTATGCGCCGTATTCCGGCTATGCCGTCGGCGCAGCGCTTCTGGCTGCAGACGGACGCCGCTTTTGTGGCGTCAATGTTGAAAACGCCAGCTACGGTGCCACTTGCTGTGCTGAGCGCACCGCCCTTTTTGCAGCGGTGACCGCCGGCGCCCGTGATTTTATCGCCCTGGCCCTGGTGACCGAGGGTGACGAACCGGCGCCCCCCTGCGGCCTTTGCCGGCAGGCCCTGGCAGAGTTCTCGCCCGACCTGGCCATTTATTTGGCCGGGCCGACAGGAGAGACCTATCGACGCACCAGCCTGGCGGCGCTTTTTCCGGAAGCCTTCAGCTTGTCAACAAAGGAGTCAGTATGA
- the era gene encoding GTPase Era, with product MKSGFISIIGRPNAGKSTLLNEILDRKIAITSDKPQTTRVRITGIYTDEEAQMVFVDTPGIHKPKHKLGSVMVDVARESIYDGDVIYYVVDASVPFGGGEAFILKALETAQAPVFLLLNKTDTMQPEAILQAIVQWNERRSFAEIFPMSALTGDNVEALLTATKNYLPEGLPFYPADEITDQPEKVLMAELIREKILRLTNEEVPHSVAVVIEGTERRERDDKLVVYGLIYVERATQKRILIGKNGQMMKKIGTAARRDIEHLVGEEIDLKLWVKVKEAWRNHDSTLHDLGLDQRF from the coding sequence ATGAAAAGCGGATTCATCTCAATCATCGGTCGGCCGAATGCAGGCAAAAGCACCCTTTTAAATGAAATATTGGACCGGAAAATCGCCATCACCAGCGATAAACCGCAAACGACCCGGGTGCGGATTACCGGCATCTACACCGATGAAGAGGCCCAGATGGTCTTTGTGGACACACCGGGCATTCATAAGCCCAAGCACAAGCTGGGCAGCGTCATGGTGGATGTGGCCCGGGAAAGCATTTATGACGGCGATGTGATATACTATGTCGTGGACGCATCCGTCCCCTTCGGCGGCGGCGAAGCTTTTATCTTGAAAGCCTTGGAAACCGCCCAGGCGCCGGTTTTTTTATTGCTCAATAAGACCGACACCATGCAGCCGGAAGCAATTTTGCAAGCCATCGTCCAATGGAATGAGCGGCGCTCCTTTGCGGAAATTTTTCCCATGTCAGCCTTGACCGGTGACAATGTAGAGGCCTTACTCACCGCCACCAAAAACTACTTGCCGGAGGGCCTGCCCTTTTATCCGGCAGATGAAATCACCGACCAGCCGGAAAAAGTGCTGATGGCCGAACTGATTCGGGAAAAAATCCTGCGCTTGACCAATGAAGAAGTGCCCCACAGCGTGGCGGTGGTCATTGAGGGCACCGAACGGCGGGAGCGCGATGATAAACTGGTCGTTTACGGCCTGATTTATGTGGAGCGGGCCACTCAGAAACGGATTTTAATTGGTAAAAATGGCCAAATGATGAAAAAAATAGGCACAGCCGCTCGGCGTGATATTGAGCATTTGGTCGGTGAAGAAATTGACCTGAAGCTGTGGGTTAAAGTAAAAGAAGCCTGGCGGAACCACGACAGCACCTTGCATGACCTGGGGCTGGACCAGCGCTTTTAG